Proteins co-encoded in one Hymenobacter swuensis DY53 genomic window:
- a CDS encoding TolB-like translocation protein, producing MKHVSFLFRSRVGGPAGLAALLLGLLLSGSTAAHAQTAQEPFGRVRIQYKDFNWQQLNTQNFNIYYYAGGEANARHAAEYAEKELQRITGLIGYYPYSKTTIMLFNSVGDLRQSNVGLSSDKYQTGGETSLLRMTKVQIAFEGQQTRFKQDLSNRITQVLLNDMMYGGSLKEVIQSSYLLQLPDWFISGASAYAAQGWSVEMDDYMRTMTKEHEGTRTAPFFVRNPELAGQSLWNYIAERYGYTSIQNILNLTRITRDVEVGISSSLNVPYKVFLKDWLGYYRQLNSQPRTPYQEANEKNRIVGRNRKGTIYSQPVISPNGQRMAYVQNDQGRYRVQVVNKDGSGRNMIHRGGYKTPDQQVETRLPVLAWRGNGQIAVAEEDKGQQTLQLREASGGVSNMLARLKSLLPSFGRSTSLFAQFSQVTDLNYSPDGKSLVFSGVRNGQNDLYLLRAGSRIPEKLTNDVFDDVEPAFLPGGSGILFSSNRWLDSAGTAKGSFGAVVNNYDLYLYHLDGRPQPVEVLVNTISNEGRPRAISDAEILFVGEESGIRSLYRLTLTTRQYQPVTSFLASIKDYDYNSTSNTLGLVAAEDGHDNVYLYPGYTLPTDLVLYKTARQETLEDRSKPAKTAVPAANRPGPTVANATQQTTAPAAAPEAAPETAPAKPADNRVNTNAYEFDEDIPASRASPTVARRRPATVVALPKAAPAETSAPAGPFRYDTRFSIDNVVSTLYSDPLLGLGLRGQVNMSDLMEDHRIQAGIFALTDLRTSNIFAEYTNLKHRYDWSVRYQKQAYFVSLESFGRVRYGRHEIAPTLAYPLTHNLSVRLGPRFVSVSRKIFADLSNSTDRSTNYLGGEGELVFDNSIATGVNMLQGTRMKAGITRLRDLDGHGTDFTKIFVDLRHYQKIHRQLIWANRASFGQYIGGGTAQPFFRLGGMDNWLNYDYNDSQFITADQASVTDPTRLDPTQMFYQQFVTNLRGFDYSKRVGQKYVLFNSELRLPIIQYFSHRPIESGFFRNLQLTAFGDMGTTYSGANPFSVNNSNNTQTVEEGAFKASVVNFTNPMLYGYGAGMRTTMLGFYVKGDVAWGREQYNNKGPKLYVTLGYDF from the coding sequence ATGAAGCACGTTTCCTTCCTTTTCCGGTCCCGCGTGGGTGGGCCGGCTGGCCTGGCGGCTTTGCTGCTGGGCTTGCTGCTTTCCGGTTCAACTGCTGCCCACGCCCAAACCGCTCAGGAGCCGTTCGGGCGCGTGCGCATTCAGTACAAGGACTTCAACTGGCAGCAGCTCAACACCCAAAACTTTAACATCTATTACTACGCTGGGGGCGAGGCCAATGCCCGGCACGCTGCCGAGTATGCGGAAAAGGAATTGCAGCGCATCACCGGCCTGATAGGGTACTATCCCTACTCCAAAACCACCATTATGCTCTTTAACTCCGTGGGCGACCTGCGGCAGAGCAATGTGGGCTTGAGCAGCGACAAATACCAGACCGGTGGCGAAACCTCTCTGCTGCGCATGACCAAGGTGCAGATTGCCTTTGAGGGTCAGCAAACCCGGTTTAAACAGGACTTGAGCAACCGTATCACCCAGGTGCTGCTCAATGATATGATGTATGGGGGCTCGCTGAAGGAAGTTATTCAGAGCAGCTACCTGTTGCAGCTGCCCGACTGGTTTATCAGTGGAGCCTCGGCTTACGCGGCGCAGGGCTGGAGCGTGGAAATGGACGACTACATGCGTACCATGACCAAAGAGCACGAGGGCACCCGGACGGCTCCGTTCTTTGTGCGCAACCCCGAGCTGGCCGGCCAGAGCCTGTGGAATTACATTGCGGAGCGCTACGGCTACACCAGCATCCAGAATATTCTGAACCTTACCCGCATTACCCGCGACGTGGAAGTGGGTATCAGCTCCTCGCTGAATGTGCCGTATAAAGTCTTCCTGAAAGACTGGCTGGGCTATTATCGTCAGCTTAATTCGCAGCCTCGCACGCCATACCAGGAGGCGAATGAGAAAAACCGCATTGTGGGTCGCAACCGCAAGGGAACCATCTACAGCCAGCCGGTAATAAGCCCCAACGGGCAGCGCATGGCGTACGTGCAGAACGACCAGGGCCGCTACCGGGTGCAGGTGGTGAATAAAGACGGCTCAGGCCGTAATATGATCCATCGGGGCGGCTACAAGACGCCTGATCAGCAGGTAGAAACCCGCCTGCCCGTACTGGCCTGGCGCGGCAACGGACAGATTGCAGTGGCCGAAGAAGACAAAGGCCAGCAAACCCTGCAGTTGCGGGAAGCCAGCGGTGGCGTGAGCAATATGCTGGCCCGGCTGAAAAGCTTGCTGCCCAGCTTTGGCCGCAGTACCTCGTTGTTTGCCCAGTTCTCGCAGGTGACCGACCTGAACTACTCACCTGATGGCAAATCATTGGTATTTAGCGGAGTCCGGAACGGGCAGAACGATTTGTACCTGCTGCGGGCCGGGAGTCGTATTCCCGAGAAGCTGACGAATGACGTATTTGATGACGTAGAGCCGGCCTTTCTGCCCGGGGGTAGCGGCATTCTGTTCAGCTCGAACCGTTGGCTCGATTCGGCCGGTACGGCGAAGGGAAGCTTCGGGGCCGTGGTGAATAACTACGACCTGTACCTGTACCACCTCGATGGCCGCCCGCAGCCGGTGGAAGTTCTGGTAAACACCATTTCCAACGAAGGCCGGCCCCGCGCCATTTCTGATGCAGAAATACTGTTCGTGGGCGAGGAAAGCGGAATTCGCAGCCTCTACCGCCTGACGTTGACTACCCGGCAGTACCAACCGGTGACCAGCTTCCTGGCCAGCATCAAGGACTACGATTACAACAGCACCAGCAACACGCTGGGTCTGGTGGCTGCTGAAGACGGGCACGACAATGTGTATTTGTACCCCGGCTACACGCTGCCAACGGATCTGGTCCTGTACAAAACAGCCCGGCAGGAAACCCTGGAGGACCGCTCGAAGCCGGCCAAGACAGCGGTTCCGGCAGCCAACCGGCCCGGCCCAACCGTGGCCAACGCTACGCAGCAAACCACTGCCCCGGCCGCCGCGCCGGAGGCTGCTCCGGAAACCGCTCCGGCCAAACCGGCCGATAACCGCGTCAATACCAATGCGTATGAGTTCGATGAGGATATTCCGGCTTCCCGGGCTTCGCCCACGGTAGCCAGGCGCCGGCCTGCCACGGTAGTGGCACTGCCCAAAGCGGCTCCCGCCGAAACATCGGCCCCGGCCGGCCCCTTCCGCTACGATACCCGCTTCAGCATCGACAACGTGGTATCCACGCTGTATTCTGATCCGTTGCTGGGACTGGGGCTGAGAGGGCAGGTAAACATGTCTGACCTGATGGAAGACCACCGCATCCAGGCGGGCATTTTTGCCCTCACTGACCTGCGCACCAGCAACATCTTCGCCGAGTACACCAACCTCAAACACCGCTACGACTGGAGCGTCCGGTACCAGAAGCAAGCTTATTTCGTGAGCCTGGAGAGCTTTGGGCGAGTGCGCTATGGTCGGCATGAAATTGCGCCCACGCTGGCTTACCCGCTCACGCACAACCTGAGCGTACGCCTGGGGCCGCGTTTTGTGAGCGTAAGCCGCAAAATTTTTGCTGACCTCAGCAACTCTACTGACCGCAGTACCAACTATCTGGGAGGAGAGGGCGAACTGGTGTTTGATAACTCCATTGCCACCGGCGTGAATATGCTGCAAGGCACCCGCATGAAGGCTGGTATAACGCGCCTGCGGGATTTGGACGGTCACGGCACCGACTTCACCAAGATTTTTGTGGACCTGCGCCACTACCAGAAAATTCACCGGCAGTTGATCTGGGCCAACCGGGCCAGCTTTGGCCAGTACATAGGAGGCGGAACGGCGCAGCCTTTCTTCCGGCTGGGCGGTATGGATAACTGGCTGAACTACGACTACAACGACAGTCAGTTCATCACCGCCGACCAGGCATCGGTGACGGACCCCACGCGCCTGGACCCCACCCAGATGTTCTATCAGCAGTTCGTGACGAACCTGCGGGGCTTCGACTACAGCAAGCGGGTAGGTCAGAAATACGTCCTGTTCAACTCCGAGCTACGGCTGCCCATCATCCAGTATTTCTCGCATCGGCCGATTGAATCGGGCTTCTTCCGTAATCTGCAGCTCACCGCTTTCGGCGACATGGGCACCACGTACTCAGGTGCCAACCCATTCAGCGTGAACAACTCCAACAACACGCAAACGGTGGAGGAAGGAGCCTTCAAAGCTTCCGTCGTGAACTTCACCAACCCCATGCTGTACGGCTACGGGGCCGGTATGCGCACTACTATGCTGGGCTTCTACGTGAAGGGTGACGTGGCCTGGGGCCGCGAACAATACAATAACAAAGGCCCCAAGCTGTATGTGACGCTGGGCTACGATTTTTAG
- the ccsA gene encoding cytochrome c biogenesis protein CcsA, producing the protein MLNTLIGDAGHLSVIVAFVAATVAAYAYFKAGQGRALGITDAGWLRLGRGAFLVHSLSVVSVIVCLFAIIHGHRYEYYYAWSHSSNHLPVYYMISCFWEGQEGSFLLWIFWHVCIGLILMRYARRWEAPVMAIFAGVQLFLTSMILGVVLGDLKIGSSPFILLRDFMPDLPVWKTNPNFVPKDGTGLNALLQNYWMVIHPPTLFLGFALTLAPFAYAVAGLWKGEYTKWVRPAMRWTLWGGMVLGVGIVMGAYWAYETLNFGGYWNWDPVENAVYIPWLVLVASLHGLVLWQRSRTALRTSFVLVIATFLLILYATFLTRSGVLGNASVHSFTDLGLSGQLIIYLAAFVVLSIGLLVWRWKHIPVSEKELTTYNPELWVFVGATVLCLGAFQVLFTTSIPVYNAFLGFIGIKSNLALPADQIAHYTKFQLWMGVGVAFFSGLAQVMWWQKNDKSSLTNTLTVPAILSLLGAALVILLVQYYGHKMDIVYIVLLTTALFGVLANVSMVFTLMKRKVSLSGGGIAHIGIALMLLGVLASAGYSNIISQNVSGLLYSREFDQTTNQDNVLLWRNDPAPMGKYDVRYTGQFWDVPGVPGYVDKQLLYRTADEYKTLARADIKRGDKVYYKAGDTVEISPENTFYRVEYKDRKTGEAFTLYPRAQVNEEMGGLLASPDIQKFADHDIYSHISAVPPVDKEKDWSEVKEHVLSVGDTIFLNDYFAVFRAVEPAHQTAGLGLQKGDLAIQGDFLVYGEKKQYHIHPMFVVRNRLIGRVPDEIEDLGLRLSFLNVDTQKGKFTFGVSTTQKDYIILKAVEKPFINLLWSGTLLMAVGFGMAIYKRRRETDAAVETTPAAGTTARPVQQSRQVA; encoded by the coding sequence ATGCTTAACACCCTTATCGGCGACGCCGGGCACTTGAGTGTCATAGTGGCCTTCGTGGCAGCCACGGTGGCGGCGTACGCCTACTTTAAGGCCGGGCAGGGCCGCGCCCTCGGCATCACCGACGCCGGCTGGTTGCGGCTGGGGCGGGGCGCTTTCTTGGTGCATAGCCTATCCGTGGTTTCGGTGATTGTGTGCCTGTTTGCCATCATTCACGGCCACCGTTACGAGTACTACTACGCCTGGAGCCACAGCAGCAACCACCTGCCGGTGTACTACATGATTTCCTGCTTCTGGGAAGGGCAGGAGGGCAGCTTTCTGCTCTGGATTTTCTGGCACGTCTGCATTGGCCTGATTCTGATGCGCTACGCCCGCCGCTGGGAAGCTCCGGTGATGGCCATTTTTGCCGGCGTCCAGCTGTTCCTCACGTCCATGATTCTGGGCGTGGTGCTGGGCGACCTGAAAATCGGCTCCTCGCCTTTCATTCTGCTGCGCGACTTCATGCCCGACCTGCCGGTCTGGAAAACCAACCCCAACTTCGTGCCCAAGGATGGTACCGGCCTGAACGCGCTGCTCCAGAACTACTGGATGGTGATTCACCCGCCTACGCTGTTCCTGGGATTTGCCCTCACGCTGGCGCCTTTCGCCTACGCCGTAGCCGGTCTCTGGAAGGGCGAGTACACCAAGTGGGTGCGCCCAGCCATGCGCTGGACGCTCTGGGGTGGCATGGTGCTGGGCGTGGGCATCGTGATGGGCGCTTACTGGGCCTACGAAACCCTCAACTTCGGGGGCTACTGGAACTGGGACCCGGTGGAAAACGCCGTGTACATTCCGTGGCTGGTGCTGGTGGCTTCGTTGCACGGGCTGGTGCTGTGGCAGCGTAGCCGCACGGCTCTGCGCACGTCTTTCGTGCTGGTCATTGCCACCTTCCTGCTGATTCTCTACGCTACGTTCCTCACCCGTTCGGGCGTGCTGGGTAACGCCTCCGTCCACTCCTTCACCGACCTCGGTCTGTCGGGTCAGCTGATTATCTACCTGGCGGCTTTCGTGGTATTGAGTATCGGGCTGCTGGTGTGGCGCTGGAAACACATTCCGGTATCGGAGAAAGAACTGACTACTTATAACCCCGAGCTGTGGGTGTTCGTGGGCGCGACAGTGCTATGTCTGGGCGCGTTCCAGGTACTGTTCACCACCAGTATTCCGGTCTATAATGCCTTCCTGGGCTTTATCGGTATCAAATCAAACCTGGCTCTGCCCGCCGACCAGATTGCCCACTACACCAAGTTTCAGCTCTGGATGGGTGTGGGCGTGGCCTTCTTCTCGGGCCTGGCCCAGGTGATGTGGTGGCAGAAAAACGATAAGTCAAGCCTGACTAACACGCTCACGGTGCCCGCTATTCTGTCGTTGCTGGGCGCGGCCCTCGTGATTCTGCTGGTGCAGTACTACGGCCATAAGATGGACATTGTGTACATCGTGCTGCTGACCACGGCGCTGTTTGGGGTGCTGGCCAACGTGAGCATGGTGTTTACGCTGATGAAACGCAAAGTGAGCTTGTCGGGCGGTGGCATTGCCCACATAGGTATTGCCCTGATGCTGCTGGGCGTGCTGGCGTCGGCGGGCTACTCCAATATCATCAGTCAGAACGTATCGGGCTTGCTTTACTCGCGCGAATTCGACCAGACCACTAATCAGGATAACGTGCTGCTGTGGCGTAACGACCCCGCCCCGATGGGTAAGTACGATGTGCGCTACACCGGCCAGTTCTGGGACGTGCCCGGCGTGCCCGGCTACGTGGATAAACAGCTGCTCTACCGTACTGCCGACGAGTACAAAACCCTGGCCCGCGCTGATATTAAGCGCGGCGATAAGGTATACTACAAAGCCGGTGACACCGTTGAAATCAGCCCTGAAAACACCTTCTACCGCGTAGAGTACAAGGACCGCAAAACCGGCGAGGCCTTCACGCTCTATCCTCGGGCGCAGGTAAACGAGGAAATGGGCGGCCTGCTGGCCTCACCCGATATCCAGAAATTTGCCGACCACGACATCTACTCCCACATCAGCGCGGTGCCGCCGGTGGATAAGGAGAAGGACTGGAGCGAGGTGAAGGAGCACGTCCTGAGTGTGGGCGACACCATTTTCCTCAACGACTACTTTGCCGTGTTCCGGGCCGTGGAGCCCGCCCACCAGACCGCCGGCCTGGGCCTGCAGAAAGGTGACCTAGCTATTCAGGGTGACTTCTTGGTATACGGCGAGAAGAAGCAGTACCATATCCACCCGATGTTCGTGGTACGCAACCGTCTCATCGGCCGCGTGCCCGATGAAATTGAGGACCTGGGCCTGCGCCTGAGCTTCCTGAACGTAGATACCCAGAAAGGCAAGTTCACCTTCGGCGTGAGCACCACCCAGAAGGATTACATCATCCTGAAAGCCGTGGAGAAGCCGTTCATCAACCTGCTTTGGAGCGGTACCCTGCTGATGGCTGTCGGCTTCGGCATGGCCATCTACAAGCGCCGCCGCGAAACCGACGCTGCTGTGGAAACTACTCCAGCTGCCGGCACTACGGCTAGGCCGGTGCAACAGTCCCGTCAGGTAGCCTAA
- a CDS encoding cytochrome c maturation protein CcmE domain-containing protein: MKKTHIFIMAIIAVAIGIITSTAGDASVYVSFKEARERASEGNLTKVHVVGRLPRDGAKNIMGLEYNPTVDPNYFAFTLVDTNRIAQRVVYFNPKPQDFDKSEQVVITGAMRNNTFVADKILLKCPSKYVEKDIEGATASVN, translated from the coding sequence ATGAAAAAGACACACATCTTCATTATGGCCATAATTGCCGTGGCCATTGGTATTATCACGAGTACGGCCGGTGATGCCAGCGTGTACGTTTCCTTCAAGGAAGCGCGCGAACGGGCTTCGGAGGGCAACCTGACCAAAGTGCACGTAGTAGGCCGACTGCCGCGTGACGGGGCCAAGAACATCATGGGGCTGGAATACAACCCCACCGTCGACCCCAACTATTTCGCCTTCACGCTGGTGGATACCAACCGCATTGCCCAACGCGTGGTGTACTTCAACCCCAAGCCCCAGGACTTCGACAAATCGGAGCAAGTGGTGATTACCGGGGCCATGCGCAACAATACCTTCGTGGCCGACAAAATCCTGCTCAAATGTCCTTCCAAGTATGTGGAGAAGGATATTGAAGGCGCTACGGCCAGCGTGAACTAA
- a CDS encoding heme exporter protein CcmB, which produces MQKDFRLEWRQRAALNGMLLYVSSTVFVCYLSFSSRGGQLPAPAWNALFWIVLLFSAVNAVAKGFLQESRGRMLYYYTVVRPQAVILAKILYNALLLLGLALVAFGLYAVVLGNPVQNVGLFVGNVALGAVGFASTLTLVSGIAAKATNSSTLMAVLGFPLMVPMLLLLIKVSKNALDGLEFEASRSSLLTLVALNMIVGAVSYLLFPFLWRS; this is translated from the coding sequence ATGCAGAAGGACTTCCGTCTGGAATGGCGGCAGCGTGCGGCCCTGAACGGGATGCTGCTGTACGTGAGCAGCACGGTATTCGTGTGTTACCTCAGCTTCTCCTCGCGGGGGGGGCAACTGCCCGCTCCGGCCTGGAATGCCCTGTTCTGGATTGTACTGCTGTTCTCGGCCGTGAATGCCGTGGCCAAGGGGTTTCTGCAGGAAAGCCGGGGCCGGATGCTCTACTACTACACTGTAGTGCGCCCTCAGGCCGTGATTCTGGCCAAGATTCTCTACAACGCGCTGCTGCTGCTGGGGCTGGCTCTGGTGGCTTTTGGACTGTACGCGGTAGTGCTGGGCAACCCGGTGCAGAACGTGGGGCTGTTTGTAGGCAACGTGGCTTTGGGCGCGGTGGGGTTTGCCAGCACGCTCACGCTGGTTTCGGGCATTGCGGCCAAGGCCACCAACAGCAGCACCCTCATGGCGGTGCTGGGCTTCCCGCTAATGGTGCCCATGCTGTTGCTGCTCATTAAAGTATCGAAAAACGCGCTGGATGGTCTGGAATTCGAAGCCAGCCGCAGTTCCCTGCTGACTCTGGTAGCCCTGAATATGATTGTCGGGGCCGTGTCGTACCTACTGTTTCCTTTTTTATGGCGGTCCTGA
- a CDS encoding cytochrome c biogenesis protein, giving the protein MKQNWWKALSVVLLLYVAVAGLLLPVPRLAILNETIRNLYFHVPMWFGMTFILVASVYYSVRYLRTPTPELDIRAHEAARTGILMGFVGLATGSIWAKYTWGEWWTNDPKLNGAAIAMLIYGAYLVLRSSFTDEQQRARVSAIYNIFAFATAMPLFYILPRLTDSLHPGAGGNPAFAKYDLDSNMRLVFYPAVIGWTLLAFWLAQLASRVSLLKLKVYEKQLA; this is encoded by the coding sequence ATGAAACAAAACTGGTGGAAAGCTCTGAGTGTGGTGCTGCTGCTGTACGTGGCAGTGGCGGGCCTGCTGCTGCCGGTGCCGCGCTTGGCTATTCTCAACGAAACCATCCGCAACCTGTACTTCCATGTGCCCATGTGGTTTGGGATGACCTTTATCCTGGTTGCCTCGGTGTACTATTCAGTGCGCTACCTGCGCACGCCCACGCCGGAGCTGGATATCCGGGCCCACGAAGCGGCCCGTACGGGTATTCTAATGGGATTTGTGGGTCTGGCTACGGGTAGCATCTGGGCCAAGTATACCTGGGGGGAGTGGTGGACCAACGACCCCAAGCTGAATGGCGCGGCCATTGCTATGCTCATTTACGGGGCGTATCTGGTGCTGCGCTCCTCCTTCACCGACGAGCAGCAGCGGGCCCGGGTGTCCGCCATCTACAACATCTTCGCCTTTGCCACGGCCATGCCGCTGTTCTATATCCTGCCGCGCCTCACCGACTCGCTGCACCCCGGCGCGGGCGGTAATCCGGCCTTCGCCAAATACGACCTCGACAGCAATATGCGGCTGGTATTCTACCCGGCCGTTATTGGCTGGACCTTACTGGCCTTCTGGCTGGCCCAGCTAGCCAGCCGTGTTTCTCTGCTCAAACTGAAAGTATATGAAAAACAGCTTGCCTAA
- a CDS encoding CcmD family protein gives MKNSLPKLRPALLLLLALLLPVLRVAAQATVPAEQPEMADALRQSGKIYVVVAVIAVVLAGLLFFLISLDRKLSRLEKEVRE, from the coding sequence ATGAAAAACAGCTTGCCTAAACTGCGCCCGGCGCTGCTGCTGCTATTGGCCCTGCTGCTGCCCGTGCTACGTGTAGCCGCCCAGGCCACGGTACCCGCCGAACAGCCCGAAATGGCTGATGCTCTGCGCCAGAGCGGTAAAATTTACGTGGTAGTAGCCGTCATTGCGGTGGTGCTGGCGGGGCTGCTGTTCTTCCTGATTTCCCTAGACCGCAAGCTCAGCCGGCTGGAGAAGGAAGTTCGGGAGTAG
- a CDS encoding NAD(P)/FAD-dependent oxidoreductase, translating to MTRVEYLLVGYGIAGATLAAELRHRGHQVLVLDTLQPDSASRVAAGLMNPVAGKRFALAWRADELLTAATAFYRAQEEHLKQPFLRELPIIKLFSSIQEQNTMLARSADQPWQDFVPDPTGELPEIAGVQQEMGGLCIQRGGYVLVEELLTALTAEGLREGWLRHETFDWGRLVADPAEGFIYADQVHARHVVSCEGAAAVHNPYFRWLPLTPNQGEVLEVECAGLPAEVVLNKGAYVVPLGNGRLRVGATYRWPPFAEGITPEAREELSQRLQAMISLPFRVTGQRAGVRPAVRDRKPLLGTHPETPGVHIFNGFGSKGVMMAPRLAQVMADWLENDVELWPEVNIRRYFTLYSSLPAAAGPASSASRS from the coding sequence GCAGCCCGATTCGGCTTCCCGGGTGGCAGCCGGCCTCATGAATCCGGTGGCCGGCAAGCGGTTTGCCCTGGCTTGGCGCGCCGATGAGCTGTTGACGGCTGCCACCGCCTTTTACCGGGCGCAGGAAGAACACCTAAAGCAGCCTTTCCTACGGGAATTGCCCATTATAAAGCTGTTCTCCTCTATTCAGGAGCAGAATACCATGCTAGCCCGTAGTGCCGACCAGCCCTGGCAGGATTTTGTGCCGGACCCCACCGGCGAGCTGCCCGAAATAGCGGGAGTGCAGCAGGAAATGGGTGGTTTGTGCATTCAGCGGGGCGGCTACGTGCTGGTTGAGGAGCTGCTTACTGCTCTCACGGCGGAAGGCCTGCGGGAAGGTTGGCTGCGGCACGAAACTTTTGATTGGGGCCGGCTTGTTGCCGATCCGGCAGAAGGCTTCATCTACGCCGATCAAGTGCACGCCCGGCACGTGGTTAGCTGCGAAGGTGCCGCCGCTGTGCATAACCCGTATTTCCGCTGGTTGCCGTTGACTCCCAACCAGGGAGAGGTGCTGGAAGTGGAATGCGCGGGGCTGCCTGCAGAGGTGGTGCTGAACAAGGGGGCCTACGTGGTGCCGCTCGGCAACGGCCGGCTGCGCGTAGGAGCCACCTACCGCTGGCCGCCCTTTGCGGAAGGCATTACGCCCGAAGCCCGTGAGGAACTCAGCCAGCGCCTGCAGGCCATGATCAGCTTGCCCTTCCGGGTAACAGGGCAACGGGCCGGGGTACGGCCCGCCGTGCGTGACCGGAAGCCGCTGCTGGGCACTCACCCGGAAACGCCGGGTGTGCACATTTTCAACGGGTTTGGCTCGAAAGGGGTGATGATGGCCCCGCGCCTAGCCCAAGTAATGGCCGACTGGCTGGAAAATGACGTAGAGCTCTGGCCCGAAGTCAATATCCGGCGGTATTTTACGTTGTATTCTTCCCTACCGGCTGCGGCCGGCCCGGCTTCTTCCGCGTCTCGCTCCTAG